One Salvia splendens isolate huo1 chromosome 1, SspV2, whole genome shotgun sequence genomic window, TCGGAGGAGGCGCCTCGATGGATTCCTGTATCGAGAGACGACAAACTGGGCAGGTAGACTGCTTCCTAAGCCATGTATCTATGCAGCATAGATGGAAGCTATGCCCACATTTTGGCATAATTCTCAACACTTCTTTCTCTTGATACTCTGACAAACAAATGCTGCATCTGCAATTTCATAAATATTCAGTTCAAACACAATCTTCTCAATCAACTATAATAATAAACACCAACTTATTACTACATATCAACTCACTGTGTATTCTCCATCGAGCTGAATGCTTCACGATTGAACTTCATTGTAGGGATTGCTGCAACGACCACTGGTTCAAGGCCATTAATCCGATGCTCTGGCTGCCAAAAACCACACACCCGAAGAAGCTGTTATAATTGATGATCACTAAGTTGAATCTTCAAGAATGCAATGGTGATAGAAACCTCATGCCTCATCTCCATATGAAAAAAGCAATCTACTTATTATAGTTTGCTTACATCCCATCTCCTCAGTTACCCTTTTATGCAACTTTCAAAAGGGGCAAAGACAAGCTTAACCAATATAAATGAGGAATAATTGTGCCTAATTAACGAACTTTCGCTCGATCCTTGTTTAGCACATGAACTTCCAATTATTCAGATTTTTCAGTCCAAAAAAGCACACAATGACAATGTAATCTTAATCAAGAGATTCCACAGAAAACACACATTCAAGTTAGGATAAAAAGAGATGAAGCAATCACACGAGGTAAAAAATCACATAGTTTTAACTAAGCAGCATTAAGAGAAACATTCAATTACCCTAAATCCACAGCAAGAGCACAAGGAAATTGTCAAGATTGCAATGATCATAGGTATCACACACCAACAGTTATCTAAAAACCAAGGAAAACACAGACATACCAGCTCAAGATCGATTCTTGAATGCATCTCCAGCATTTGCTGCGCCTCCGAGCGGCGGAGGCGCCCACAAATGAGTCTAGTGCAGACAAAAACAATGAAAGTTGCACTCATTCCAAACCCAATAATTGTGGTGATCAGATTCATCCCAGACCCTAACATCACACCACCTATTTTCTTCAAACAAAACAGGGTGCAATTAACAAGAATCCTAAATCAAGATTGCTCTTTTCATCTGAAAGTCAACTGTTAGGTGAGAAATCAccccccaaaaaaaagaaaatcacaCATGAAGATTTTTCAAGAAATGGGAGAGGAAAAAAGGTTGTATTTCTGTGGGAGCCAATGAGGAGACATTACACATCTTTAGAAACAGCAAGAAGAAAGGCCAAATGAGTGAATAGACAAACAGAAACCAATAATTATGCACcagaataaattataaaatagaaCCGTCCAATAAAATAAAGACAAGTTCACCAGGAAGTCGGCACTAATCAAGAATTAGAAAATGGGGATCTTCAGTTATTTAATCGCTTGGGATGAGAATGAAGAGGTGCAAACAAGTCTTCCTTCCTTCCTTCAATCCCCTATCCAGATTTGTACACTTGCATTTTTCCAGTAGGGCCCACTCTCTGGGACCCACTGTCTTTCCATCGAACAGTTGGTGATCAAGAATCTTTCTTCGGAAAATGGCGGCTAAAGGGACTGTGTGGAAAAGGTCATTCTTCTGCGATTCAAATCCTCAGTAAAAAAAGTAGGTGACATAAACAtacaattttatgattttatctaATTTTCATTATTGGATATGGCCTACAATGGGCTCCTTATTTGAATTGTCTAATTTAAAGCCTCATACCCTCAACTATCTCgtttctcaaaataaaaaaattaatccacattttttcaaaattttaacttCAATTATTAGAGTATAATCTCaaatttaactatttaattAACCTTAATTGTATGCTTCTGCTTTTCAACAAAtctatatatttatacaaatatatagagtataatttatttctattattattataataatttttagaaaataaaaattgaattagttatatgaataaattattttaaataataatactttgaaattaatttttaactGTGGCACTTGGCATGCTCCGTATGCTCCCATGTTGTACACTTTGGAGTGCTCGAGCAGCATCAAGGCGTGTGCAGTGTAGCCCACTCAGCCGCAAGAAAAGAAATAGTACCTCAaccgaaagaaaaaaaaaataccaatATTTAATACTAGCTCATATGCATATGGCACTATTGCACTTCTTTAATCCGCAATTTCAAAACACATATTGATAATACGATAATAGATGGTAAAGGGCATAT contains:
- the LOC121799977 gene encoding RING-H2 finger protein ATL67-like, producing the protein MLGSGMNLITTIIGFGMSATFIVFVCTRLICGRLRRSEAQQMLEMHSRIDLELPEHRINGLEPVVVAAIPTMKFNREAFSSMENTQCSICLSEYQEKEVLRIMPKCGHSFHLCCIDTWLRKQSTCPVCRLSIQESIEAPPPTTPQSSEISAEHSQQWLLPRREASPMLPYPNAESVEAISRST